The following are from one region of the Mycetohabitans rhizoxinica HKI 454 genome:
- a CDS encoding FdhF/YdeP family oxidoreductase, whose product MPDAPDTPKSKRAAYPYASGGWGSLKAVVDILTKEKVALKDSGLLIHQNKPDGYMCVGCSWAKPARPHLAEFCESGAKATAWDITKKRVTPDFFDVHTISELATWHDHDLEAAGRLTAPLRYDRAQDKYVEVSWQQAFNEIGRELRALDPARVVFYTSGRASLETAYMLQLFARLFGTNNLPDSSNMCHESSSVGLQEAIGVGVGTITLEDFDKTDLMFFFGQNVGTNSPRMLHPLQHARERGVPIITFNPLREPGLIRFANPQSPVQMLTPASTPISTQYHQVRNGGDSAAIIGLCKAVIDADDQARQSGAPRKIDVSFIEQHTTGYDAFADYLRNTAWTDIEAASGLTRDALQAAAAEYMKANAVIAHYGMGLTQHRLGVQNVRLLCNLLFLRGNIGKPGAGPSPVRGHSNVQGQRTVGITEKPELAPLDRLAEQFAFKPPREKGLNTVETFEAMLAGKIDAVLNLGGNLVRSVPDRSRIEPAWRKLRLTVNVATKLNRSHLLPGEMSYVLPCLSRIEIDRQASGEQAVSMEDSTACIHGSRGYAQPASDKLRSEPYIVAKMAKATLDPRLGPDWDAWHDNYALVRREIVQTYPDMFEDFERRMWQPGGFPRPLPARERRFATASGKAEFLVPATLGEDPDMPQREPDALRLMTLRSDSQFNTTIYAHDDRFRGIQGSRMVVLMNPDDIRRRGLHENDMITLQTIANDGVERRLSGLRVHAYDVPPGCIAGYYPECNVLLPLWHHAEQSKVPAAKSIPVRILRDDGRRDINLSDDGASSPG is encoded by the coding sequence AAATCCAAGCGCGCAGCTTACCCCTATGCATCGGGCGGCTGGGGCTCGCTGAAGGCGGTCGTCGACATTCTTACGAAGGAAAAAGTCGCGCTCAAGGATAGCGGCCTGCTGATTCATCAGAACAAACCCGATGGCTACATGTGCGTAGGCTGCTCATGGGCAAAGCCTGCGCGGCCGCACCTGGCTGAGTTTTGTGAAAGCGGGGCGAAAGCCACCGCGTGGGATATCACGAAAAAGCGCGTGACGCCGGACTTTTTTGACGTTCACACGATCAGCGAATTGGCCACCTGGCATGACCACGATTTGGAGGCAGCGGGTCGCCTCACCGCGCCCCTGCGCTACGACCGCGCGCAGGACAAGTACGTCGAAGTGAGTTGGCAGCAGGCGTTCAATGAAATCGGCCGCGAATTGCGCGCGCTAGATCCCGCGCGGGTGGTGTTCTACACGTCAGGGCGCGCGTCGCTCGAAACAGCGTACATGCTGCAACTGTTTGCGCGTCTTTTCGGCACCAACAATCTGCCGGACAGCTCGAACATGTGTCATGAAAGCAGCAGCGTCGGTTTGCAGGAAGCCATCGGCGTGGGTGTTGGCACGATCACGCTCGAGGACTTTGACAAAACCGATTTGATGTTCTTCTTCGGCCAAAACGTCGGGACCAACAGCCCGCGTATGCTGCATCCGCTGCAGCACGCGCGCGAACGCGGTGTGCCGATCATCACGTTCAACCCACTGCGCGAACCGGGACTGATCCGCTTTGCCAATCCACAGTCGCCCGTGCAGATGCTCACCCCGGCCAGCACGCCGATCAGCACGCAGTACCATCAAGTCAGAAACGGCGGTGACAGCGCCGCGATCATCGGCCTCTGCAAGGCCGTGATCGACGCCGACGACCAGGCGCGGCAAAGCGGCGCACCGCGGAAGATCGATGTGTCGTTTATCGAACAACATACGACCGGCTACGACGCATTCGCCGACTACCTGCGCAACACAGCATGGACCGACATCGAGGCGGCCAGCGGGTTGACGCGTGACGCGCTGCAGGCTGCGGCGGCCGAATACATGAAGGCCAACGCGGTAATCGCCCACTACGGCATGGGCCTCACGCAGCATCGGTTGGGGGTGCAAAACGTGCGTCTGCTATGCAATTTGTTGTTCCTACGCGGCAACATCGGCAAGCCGGGCGCGGGGCCCTCGCCGGTGCGTGGGCACTCGAATGTGCAGGGACAACGCACGGTCGGCATCACCGAGAAGCCGGAGCTTGCGCCGCTGGACCGGCTCGCCGAGCAATTCGCGTTTAAGCCACCTCGAGAAAAAGGGCTGAACACCGTCGAAACATTCGAGGCCATGCTCGCCGGCAAGATCGACGCGGTGCTGAACCTTGGCGGCAACCTAGTCCGCTCCGTGCCGGACCGCTCACGCATCGAGCCGGCCTGGCGCAAGCTGCGGCTCACGGTCAACGTCGCCACCAAATTGAACCGCTCCCACCTGTTGCCGGGCGAGATGTCCTATGTGCTGCCCTGCTTGAGCCGCATCGAAATCGACCGGCAGGCAAGCGGCGAACAAGCCGTGTCGATGGAAGACAGCACCGCCTGCATTCACGGCTCCCGTGGCTACGCGCAGCCGGCCAGCGATAAGCTGCGCTCGGAGCCTTACATCGTCGCCAAGATGGCGAAGGCCACGCTGGACCCGCGTCTGGGGCCCGACTGGGACGCGTGGCACGACAATTATGCGCTGGTGCGCCGTGAGATCGTCCAAACCTATCCGGACATGTTCGAGGACTTCGAGCGGCGCATGTGGCAACCAGGTGGTTTCCCGCGCCCGCTGCCAGCACGCGAGCGGCGCTTTGCCACGGCATCGGGCAAGGCCGAATTCCTCGTGCCCGCGACGCTCGGTGAGGACCCGGACATGCCGCAGCGCGAGCCGGATGCGCTACGTCTCATGACACTGCGCAGCGACAGTCAGTTCAACACGACGATTTACGCACACGATGACCGCTTCCGCGGCATCCAAGGCTCGCGAATGGTCGTGCTAATGAACCCGGACGACATCCGCCGTCGCGGCCTACATGAGAACGACATGATCACGCTGCAGACCATCGCGAACGATGGCGTCGAGCGGCGCCTTAGCGGTCTGCGCGTGCACGCCTACGATGTGCCACCCGGTTGCATTGCCGGCTACTATCCCGAGTGCAATGTGTTGCTGCCGCTGTGGCATCATGCCGAGCAAAGCAAGGTGCCGGCCGCGAAGTCGATTCCGGTCAGGATACTGCGCGACGACGGCCGCCGCGACATCAATTTATCGGACGACGGCGCGTCGTCTCCTGGATAG
- a CDS encoding DUF3079 domain-containing protein, with product MAKVFPLRPLHPERICWGCDHYCPASDMRCGNGQSRTQHPAELLGDDWYEHGDWGFEVSPGDRCVRPNSATVR from the coding sequence ATGGCTAAGGTATTTCCGCTGCGCCCGCTGCATCCGGAGCGGATCTGCTGGGGCTGTGACCACTACTGCCCGGCCAGCGACATGCGCTGCGGCAACGGGCAGAGCCGCACCCAGCATCCGGCCGAATTGCTCGGGGACGACTGGTACGAACACGGTGACTGGGGATTTGAGGTCAGCCCGGGCGACAGATGTGTCAGGCCCAACAGTGCCACC